The following proteins are encoded in a genomic region of Cryptomeria japonica chromosome 11, Sugi_1.0, whole genome shotgun sequence:
- the LOC131044021 gene encoding LOW QUALITY PROTEIN: bark storage protein A (The sequence of the model RefSeq protein was modified relative to this genomic sequence to represent the inferred CDS: deleted 1 base in 1 codon; substituted 1 base at 1 genomic stop codon) → MAMALSSISSILVSVFVLLLFPKSEAFLSTQLKRKLSTINRGGQYFGLVIPNTFEMNPLLQPPTFLTNDHHPYVDISGRRFQIGKVTNRGVIVVMTGLGMTNAXITTQLLLTLFRVKGVVHYGIAGNGNSDYHIGDVTIPRQWAHTGLWNWQRYGQVENDELPLEANGDYTRELGYLKFSNYNTPTGGSHNLLNNAWYQPDEFFPVHGTPEVREHAFWVNVSDSYYQLAQKLENMKLESCLNTSNCLFHKPKVVRVERGCSANVYVDNAAYRNYLHQKFNVTPIDMESAGVALVCLSESKPFIIIRALSDLAGGSNEENEAATFTDLAAKNAVIVVTTLLKLLP, encoded by the exons ATGGCCATGGCTTTAAGCAGCATTTCTTCCATTCTTGTTAGCGTTTTTGTATTGCTATTGTTCCCAAAATCAGAAGCTTTTCTTTCTACCCAGCTGAAGCGCAAACTCTCTACTATAAACAGAGGTGGACAGTATTTTGGTTTAGTTATTCCCAACACCTTCGAAATGAATCCTCTTCTCCAGCCTCCTACTTTCTTGACCAACGATCATCATCCTTATGTCGATATTTCTG GTCGAAGATTTCAAATTGGGAAAGTTACGAACCGCGGCGTCATTGTGGTCATGACAGGACTAGGAATG ACCAATGCATGAATAACCACACAGTTGCTG CTCACTTTGTTTCGTGTGAAAGGAGTTGTACATTATGGAATTGCAGGAAATGGCAATTCTGACTACCACATTGGGGATGTAACTATTCCACGCCAATGGGCTCATACTGGCCTCTGGAACTGGCAG AGATATGGACAAGTAGAGAATGATGAGCTTCCTCTGGAAGCCAATGGAGACTATACTCGTGAGCTTGGGTACCTTAAATTTTCCAACTACAACACTCCTACAGGAGGATCTCATAATCTGTTGAATAATGCGTGGTACCAACCTGATGAGTTCTTCCCTGTGCATGGTACCCCGGAGGTTCGAGAACATGCATTTTGGGTTAATGTTTCTGATTCCTATTATCAGCTTGCGCAGAAGCTTGAG AATATGAAGCTAGAATCCTGCTTGAACACGAGCAACTGCCTGTTTCACAAGCCAAAGGTTGTAAGAGTAGAAAGAGGTTGCAGTGCCAACGTTTATGTGGATAATGCTGCTTATAGAAACTATCTCCACCAAAAATTCAATGTCACCCCCATCGATATGGAGAGTGCAGGAGTGGCTCTG GTGTGCCTGAGCGAAAGCAAGCCATTCATAATTATCAGAGCTCTGTCTGATTTAGCAGGAGGatccaatgaagaaaatgaagCTGCTACCTTTACTGATTTGGCAGCCAAAAATGCAGTAATAGTAGTCACCACTTTGTTAAAGTTGTTGCCATGA
- the LOC131044012 gene encoding uncharacterized protein LOC131044012 — translation MSSLNSLSKGFFVAVFVEAEEKDRILCSQNWYLDSHPIYLQPWSPNFDPTHLAIYDKPIWICLFNLPSEYWSNPCLERIGRTLGTLLEINEAIIDADLYTYARLKIAVVKEIPSSISIITKEGRWVQQVEIEKDITPCTRCGSRRHPIERCGMFVKKVFKNPPNKSSKVWNQKPPGKTEKLLLIGPNFANINLLPKDLSQENSTSLEVPIYNNIPSHDPSGQLSSPPVPNQDVTKEDRLSVEGSESSWPNDETENLDDLDILDPICISQSANALLGRTKGSKGRRSHKAIREQRAHEKGIVSVMDYLKVSKGGKSSLGER, via the coding sequence ATGTCGTCATTAAATTCTTTGTCGAAAGGTTTCTTTGTTGCAGTTTTCGTAGAGGCAGAGGAGAAAGATAGGATTCTCTGCTCTCAAAACTGGTACTTGGATAGCCACCCAATATATTTACAGCCCTGGTCTCCTAATTTCGATCCTACTCATTTGGCAATATATGATAAACCCATATGGATCTGTTTATTTAATCTCCCTTCAGAATATTGGAGCAACCCTTGTTTAGAGCGAATAGGTCGAACTCTGGGCACACTTCTGGAAATCAATGAAGCAATCATTGACGCGGATCTATACACTTATGCCAGATTAAAAATCGCAGTAGTAAaagaaatcccttcttctatttCCATTATAACAAAAGAGGGGAGATGGGTTCAACAGGTGGAGATCGAAAAAGACATCACACCATGTACCAGATGTGGTAGTAGGCGACATCCTATCGAGAGGTGTGGGATGTTCGTCAAGAAAGTGTTCAAAAATCCCCCCAACAAATCCAGCAAAGTATGGAACCAAAAGCCTCCAGGGAAGACAGAAAAACTTCTACTGATTGGCccaaattttgccaacatcaatTTGCTCCCAAAGGACTTATCCCAAGAAAACAGTACTTCCTTAGAAGTTCCCATCTACAACAATATTCCTTCCCATGATCCATCAGGACAGTTATCCTCTCCCCCCGTGCCCAATCAGGACGTTACCAAGGAGGATAGGCTTTCTGTGGAAGGGTCTGAATCCTCATGGCCAAATGATGAAACAGAAAATTTGGATGATTTGGATATTCTGGATCCCATATGCATCAGTCAATCTGCAAATGCACTCTTGGGCAGAACCAAAGGTTCTAAGGGACGCAGAAGCCACAAAGCTATCAGAGAACAAAGAGCCCATGAAAAGGGAATTGTCAGTGTTATGGATTATCTTAAAGTATCCAAGGGAGGAAAGTCCTCCCTTGGGGAAAGATGA